Proteins found in one Quercus robur chromosome 2, dhQueRobu3.1, whole genome shotgun sequence genomic segment:
- the LOC126697652 gene encoding uncharacterized protein LOC126697652 codes for MQREIDDQKKKLRRAQRRQSLSSSNTSSNEDEDVNYRRRSRTPPSETFSCEKESRPERRYKSPSSQGLGNDAMNKALDQISRSPFAHRIKEAKLPRCFNQTTFAIYNGRADPVEHVSQFNQRMSIHSQNEALMCKVFPSSLRPVAMRWFNSLKTNSIDSYKQLTQAFCSRFITNSRVPRPLSSLLSLFMHEGGTLKAYSDRYWEMYNEMDENHNDVAISTFKSGLPTEHDLRKSLTGKPITSIRQLMDRIDKYKRVEEDQLQGKGKEKIIPPPPPKGNDYRSERYNSNQPRRDF; via the coding sequence ATGCAACGAGAGATAGACGACCAGAAAAAGAAGTTGCGTCGTGCACAGCGAAGGCAGTCCCTTTCCAGCTCAAATACATCCTCTAACGAGGATGAGGATGTCAATTACAGGCGAAGGTCAAGAActcccccaagtgaaaccttttcttgCGAGAAGGAGTCGCGCCCTGAACGGAGATATAAGAGCCCATCTAGTCAGGGTTTGGGTaatgatgccatgaacaaggcACTGGATCAGATCTCCAGATCACCCTTCGCGCACAGGATAAAGGAGGCTAAATTACCTCGGTGCTTCAATCAAACTACGTTTGCCATCTACAACGGCCGagcagaccccgtggagcacgtgagccagtttaaccagagAATGTCTATCCATTCCCAGAATGAGGCTCTGATGTGCAAAGTTTTTCCGTCCAGCCTGAGACcagtggcgatgagatggttcaacagctTGAAGACGAACTCCATAGATTCCTATAAGCAGCTCACCCAGGCTTTTTGCTCTCGCTTTATTACAAAcagcagagtccctcgacccctaaGTTCGTTGTTATCCTTGTTTATGCACGAAGGGGGAACCTTAAAGGCGtattcggatagatattgggagatgtataatGAGATGGATGAAAACCACAATGACGTTGccatcagcacgttcaaaagtggtctccccaccgagcacGACTTAAGGAAATCTCTAACTGGTAAACCCATCACCAGCATTCGCCAATTGATGGACAGGATTGACAAatacaaaagggtggaagagGACCAGCTacaagggaaaggaaaggagaagatcatccccccccccccccccaaaggGAATGATTACAGGTCGGAACGATATAACAGTAACCAGCCGAGAAGGGATTTTTAA
- the LOC126713375 gene encoding uncharacterized protein LOC126713375 isoform X1: MAWRELTKKGVRTSLPRALTPVPPRPVVGSNFSSALEDVIKTSIPASLRCISEFSSRSALWGSACHKAPAVLPLMRYFHSTPELWARRNNNDPVSETNSKKKPSSRGKFAKRVRTEPPVEAPYVPPRPKRTTKSLPDKTIDIFEGMTIVELAKRTGESIRTLQEILVNVGEKVESEFDPLSIDIVELVTMEVGINVRRQHSTEGTEILPRPAVVTVMGHVDHGKTSLLDSLRQTSVAAKEAGGITQHLGAFVVSMQSGASITFLDTPGHAAFSAMRARGAAVTDIVVLVVAADDGVMPQTLEAMSHAKAANVPVVVAINKCDKPAADPERVKQQLASEGLLLEEIGGDVQVVEVSATKKTGLDNLEECLLLQAEMMDLKARIDGPAQAYVVEARLDRGRGPLATAIVKAGTLVCGQHVVVGSQWGRIRAIRDTVGKLTEKATPAMPVEIEGLKGLPMAGDDIIVVDSDERARMLSEGRKRKFEKDRLSKVNDGATENLETSEEEFKRVEMPIIVKSDVQGTVQAVTDALKTLNSPQVFVNVVHVGVGPISQSDVDLAKACGACIVGFNIKSPPSSINLEATQAGTKIVLHRVIYHLLEEMGNLIVDKAPGTSETQVAGEAEVLNIFELKGRSKAKGDDVKIAGCRVIDGFVSKSSTLRLMRSGEVVFEGSCASLKREKQDVDTVRKGNECGLVISDWDDLQIGDVIQCLEQVVRKPKFISSESGAVRIEC; encoded by the exons AGTTCTCTTCCAGATCAGCATTATGGGGCTCAGCTTGTCACAAGGCTCCAGCAGTATTGCCCCTTATGAG GTATTTTCATTCCACTCCGGAGCTGTGGGCTAGAAGGAATAATAATGACCCAGTTTCTGAAACAAATTCCAAGAAAAAGCCTTCCAGTAGAGGGAAGTTTGCGAAAAGAGTCAGGACTGAGCCACCTGTTGAAGCCCCTTATGTGCCTCCTAGACCAAAAAGAACCACCAAATCCTTGCCAGATAAAACAATTGACATCTTTGAAGGCATGACAATTGTGGAGCTTGCCAAGCGTACTGGTGAATCAATACGTACACTGCAGGAAATTCTAGTCAACGTTGGGGAAAAGGTTGAATCTGAGTTTGATCCTCTCAGCATTGACATTGTGGAACTGGTTACAATG GAAGTCGGAATCAATGTAAGGAGGCAACACTCCACTGAAGGTACTGAAATTTTACCGAGGCCTGCAGTTGTAACAGTAATGGGTCATGTTGATCATGGTAAAACTTCTCTCTTGGATTCTCTACGTCAAACATCAGTGGCAGCAAAGGAAGCTGGTGGCATAACTCAGCATCTTGGTGCTTTTGTTGTGAGTATGCAGTCAGGAGCGTCAATCACTTTTTTAGACACCCCTGGTCATGCTGCATTCAGTGCAATGCGAGCAAGAGGTGCAGCAGTTACAGATATAGTGGTGCTAGTTGTAGCTGCTGATGATGGAGTGATGCCCCAAACTCTTGAAGCCATGTCTCATGCAAAAGCAGCTAATGTGCCAGTTGTTGTTGCAATTAATAAATGTGATAAACCAGCTGCTGACCCAGAGAGAGTAAAGCAACAGCTTGCTTCAGAGGGCTTGCTACTGGAGGAGATAGGTGGTGACGTTCAGGTGGTTGAAGTTTCAGCGACAAAGAAGACTGGGTTGGATAACTTGGAAGAGTGTTTGCTTCTCCAGGCTGAAATGATGGATCTGAAAGCACGTATTGATGGGCCTGCTCAAGCATATGTGGTGGAGGCAAGACTTGACAGGGGACGGGGTCCATTGGCTACTGCAATAGTTAAGGCGGGGACTTTGGTCTGTGGGCAGCATGTGGTTGTTGGCTCACAGTGGGGCAGAATAAGGGCTATTAGGGATACGGTGGGGAAGTTGACTGAGAAGGCAACACCTGCAATGCCTGTTGAAATTGAAGGGCTGAAGGGGCTCCCAATGGCTGGTGATGATATTATTGTTGTGGACTCTGATGAGCGAGCTAGAATGCTTAGTGAGGGAAGGAAAAGGAAATTTGAGAAAGATAGGCTTAGCAAGGTCAATGATGGGGCAACAGAAAATTTGGAAACATCAGAAGAGGAGTTTAAGAGGGTTGAAATGCCAATAATAGTAAAATCAGACGTTCAGGGAACCGTCCAAGCTGTCACAGATGCATTAAAGACTTTAAATAGTCCTCAG GTTTTTGTGAATGTTGTCCATGTTGGTGTTGGACCTATTTCTCAATCTGATGTGGATCTAGCAAAAGCCTGTGGTGCTTGTATAGTTGGGTTCAATATTAAGAGTCCACCTAGTTCTATCAATCTGGAAGCGACTCAAGCCGGTACAAAG ATAGTGCTTCACCGTGTGATCTATCACCTATTGGAAGAAATGGGCAATTTGATAGTAGACAAGGCCCCTGGGACTAGTGAGACTCAGGTAGCTGGGGAGGCTGAGGTACTAAATATATTTGAGCTCAAAGGAAGGAGCAAAGCAAAGGGAGATGATGTAAAAATTGCTGGCTGTCGAGTCATTGATggttttgtctcaaaatcatcaaCCTTGAGGCTCATGAGGAGTGGGGAAGTTGTGTTCGAGGGATCCTGTGCATCTCTTAAGCGGGAGAAGCAGGATGTGGATACAGTGAGGAAAGGAAACGAGTGTGGACTTGTGATTAGTGATTGGGATGATTTACAGATTGGAGATGTCATCCAGTGCTTGGAGCAAGTTGTAAGGAAGCCCAAATTCATTTCATCTGAGAGTGGTGCTGTTCGAATTGAGTGCTGA
- the LOC126713375 gene encoding uncharacterized protein LOC126713375 isoform X2: protein MRYFHSTPELWARRNNNDPVSETNSKKKPSSRGKFAKRVRTEPPVEAPYVPPRPKRTTKSLPDKTIDIFEGMTIVELAKRTGESIRTLQEILVNVGEKVESEFDPLSIDIVELVTMEVGINVRRQHSTEGTEILPRPAVVTVMGHVDHGKTSLLDSLRQTSVAAKEAGGITQHLGAFVVSMQSGASITFLDTPGHAAFSAMRARGAAVTDIVVLVVAADDGVMPQTLEAMSHAKAANVPVVVAINKCDKPAADPERVKQQLASEGLLLEEIGGDVQVVEVSATKKTGLDNLEECLLLQAEMMDLKARIDGPAQAYVVEARLDRGRGPLATAIVKAGTLVCGQHVVVGSQWGRIRAIRDTVGKLTEKATPAMPVEIEGLKGLPMAGDDIIVVDSDERARMLSEGRKRKFEKDRLSKVNDGATENLETSEEEFKRVEMPIIVKSDVQGTVQAVTDALKTLNSPQVFVNVVHVGVGPISQSDVDLAKACGACIVGFNIKSPPSSINLEATQAGTKIVLHRVIYHLLEEMGNLIVDKAPGTSETQVAGEAEVLNIFELKGRSKAKGDDVKIAGCRVIDGFVSKSSTLRLMRSGEVVFEGSCASLKREKQDVDTVRKGNECGLVISDWDDLQIGDVIQCLEQVVRKPKFISSESGAVRIEC, encoded by the exons ATGAG GTATTTTCATTCCACTCCGGAGCTGTGGGCTAGAAGGAATAATAATGACCCAGTTTCTGAAACAAATTCCAAGAAAAAGCCTTCCAGTAGAGGGAAGTTTGCGAAAAGAGTCAGGACTGAGCCACCTGTTGAAGCCCCTTATGTGCCTCCTAGACCAAAAAGAACCACCAAATCCTTGCCAGATAAAACAATTGACATCTTTGAAGGCATGACAATTGTGGAGCTTGCCAAGCGTACTGGTGAATCAATACGTACACTGCAGGAAATTCTAGTCAACGTTGGGGAAAAGGTTGAATCTGAGTTTGATCCTCTCAGCATTGACATTGTGGAACTGGTTACAATG GAAGTCGGAATCAATGTAAGGAGGCAACACTCCACTGAAGGTACTGAAATTTTACCGAGGCCTGCAGTTGTAACAGTAATGGGTCATGTTGATCATGGTAAAACTTCTCTCTTGGATTCTCTACGTCAAACATCAGTGGCAGCAAAGGAAGCTGGTGGCATAACTCAGCATCTTGGTGCTTTTGTTGTGAGTATGCAGTCAGGAGCGTCAATCACTTTTTTAGACACCCCTGGTCATGCTGCATTCAGTGCAATGCGAGCAAGAGGTGCAGCAGTTACAGATATAGTGGTGCTAGTTGTAGCTGCTGATGATGGAGTGATGCCCCAAACTCTTGAAGCCATGTCTCATGCAAAAGCAGCTAATGTGCCAGTTGTTGTTGCAATTAATAAATGTGATAAACCAGCTGCTGACCCAGAGAGAGTAAAGCAACAGCTTGCTTCAGAGGGCTTGCTACTGGAGGAGATAGGTGGTGACGTTCAGGTGGTTGAAGTTTCAGCGACAAAGAAGACTGGGTTGGATAACTTGGAAGAGTGTTTGCTTCTCCAGGCTGAAATGATGGATCTGAAAGCACGTATTGATGGGCCTGCTCAAGCATATGTGGTGGAGGCAAGACTTGACAGGGGACGGGGTCCATTGGCTACTGCAATAGTTAAGGCGGGGACTTTGGTCTGTGGGCAGCATGTGGTTGTTGGCTCACAGTGGGGCAGAATAAGGGCTATTAGGGATACGGTGGGGAAGTTGACTGAGAAGGCAACACCTGCAATGCCTGTTGAAATTGAAGGGCTGAAGGGGCTCCCAATGGCTGGTGATGATATTATTGTTGTGGACTCTGATGAGCGAGCTAGAATGCTTAGTGAGGGAAGGAAAAGGAAATTTGAGAAAGATAGGCTTAGCAAGGTCAATGATGGGGCAACAGAAAATTTGGAAACATCAGAAGAGGAGTTTAAGAGGGTTGAAATGCCAATAATAGTAAAATCAGACGTTCAGGGAACCGTCCAAGCTGTCACAGATGCATTAAAGACTTTAAATAGTCCTCAG GTTTTTGTGAATGTTGTCCATGTTGGTGTTGGACCTATTTCTCAATCTGATGTGGATCTAGCAAAAGCCTGTGGTGCTTGTATAGTTGGGTTCAATATTAAGAGTCCACCTAGTTCTATCAATCTGGAAGCGACTCAAGCCGGTACAAAG ATAGTGCTTCACCGTGTGATCTATCACCTATTGGAAGAAATGGGCAATTTGATAGTAGACAAGGCCCCTGGGACTAGTGAGACTCAGGTAGCTGGGGAGGCTGAGGTACTAAATATATTTGAGCTCAAAGGAAGGAGCAAAGCAAAGGGAGATGATGTAAAAATTGCTGGCTGTCGAGTCATTGATggttttgtctcaaaatcatcaaCCTTGAGGCTCATGAGGAGTGGGGAAGTTGTGTTCGAGGGATCCTGTGCATCTCTTAAGCGGGAGAAGCAGGATGTGGATACAGTGAGGAAAGGAAACGAGTGTGGACTTGTGATTAGTGATTGGGATGATTTACAGATTGGAGATGTCATCCAGTGCTTGGAGCAAGTTGTAAGGAAGCCCAAATTCATTTCATCTGAGAGTGGTGCTGTTCGAATTGAGTGCTGA